ACTCCCTTTACCACAGAGCTCGCACGTAGCGGAGGTAGAACAGGTACATTTCACAATATCTCACTTTCCCCACTACTGTCCAATACGATCTTCAGCGACACCGCCGGCTTGCGTTTCATAACTTCGCTTGAGCCCAGCAAGAAACTCTTGCTGGTTTTCAATGTTGCGGCACAGCCACTCATAAAGGTTGTCTATGTCGGCATGTGCCCTTCTATGGTCCCCACCCTCATCCACCAGAAGTATGTTTCCTAAGGAATCAACAATATGATCTTGCGTTGCAATAAAGTTCGCAAGAGCCCTTTTAGCCGCCTGCTGTTTCAGCTCAAACCGACGCACTTGTGCCCGCAACGATTTGTTTTCCTGCGAGACACGCAGGTACTCTTGCCTTTCGCGCACAAGGCTCTCCATTCGCTCCTGCAGTCCTTGCACCGTACAGTGCGCCTCATGTAAGTTTGCCTCCATCTCGCACAACCGCGTCGCCTCAGCAGATGTGACCGCTGCTGCCTTCTTCGCAGACTTCAGCTGCCGCTCCAACGTCGCTGTGCGCTTCTCACACTCCTCCTGCAAAACGGTGAGTCGCTCAAGCCGCTGCTGGTATTCATGGGTCTCATTCTCCCTCTCCGCAAGGCGCGCTTCTGCATCTTGACGTTTTTTTCGCTCCTCCCCCACTTGCAATCGCAAAGCCTTAAGGTCATAACTATCTTGTTGATGCTGACGTTGAAGGTGGCGAAGGCCGTCTAGGAAGGTTGCTGAACCGCGTCTCTCGTTAGCAGTCAACTGGCTCACGATTCGTTGCCCTTTGACAAGGGAAGTCACAGCATGGGGAAGAAGGTGGGAGGCGGGATAGCACTGTTCCATCTGCTTAACAACTACCTCCATGTGTGGCGGTAAACAAAGTGTATCTGTTTCATACTTATCCGTATCGGTGTCACCATCTCCATTCAATGAAAGACCATAGGAGCAGTTCGATTCATCAGTGGCGGCTGTGATCATTGTGGATGAGGCATGAGGTTGTTCGGACGTTGGATTCAATAACGAACAAAGGTAAGAGACGAACGAACTGAGAACGTTACAACGTTCCATTTGTTCGTTAGAAGTTGGTCCACAAAGTGCAGCAGCCAAGCCCCTGGAACCACCAAACAGAAGTTCCTTCACCCTGAATTGTGTCAACTTCCCCGATTCGCTGCAGACGCCCCAAACACTGGTGTCCAGGTACTGTCCTCCACAGCATAACTCACTCAGGTCACCGCACGGAAACTGGAGAGACCCACGCAGCAGCAACTCGGTTGTATCCCATACATTTGCCTGCTGATCTGCACCATAGCTCCAAACCAAACGGCCAAGGGACATAACTAAAAGGCTGCGGACTGCGGTAGCACCGTGTGCGTGCCACACGCGGTGTGGCGCCCCTCTCGAACCCTTACTTTCATCAACATTGCATTTTGTATGCGAAATACATGGACTGTTGTCGTTACTAACGACATTCCCTAATggttgaaggaaaaaaactaTCACAAACCCCTTTGACGTTCCGATCCATAACTGATAACCTCCAAGCAATATGGAACAACATGGTTCCCCATACTCTGACGCCAAGTATGCGGGCATGCCAAAAGTATGTGTCTCATCAACATTCGCGCGCAAATTCCACACATCCACATCACCTCGTTGAGTAACAGTAACAACTCGGTCACCGACTTCATCCACCATGAGGCCACACACGCGCCCCTGCACTCGAAATAAGCCAACCACGTCCACGTCTGAGTCCCGCTGCGGCAGGTCGGCAGCGCAACTGCCGGAAACCCAGCACAAAAGCATTACCTCACTGAAAGTCCCATCAAATGATGACACCAACACGCCACCGCCATAACCGCTGCTACAAAGACTTGTTGTTTCAAGAAGGTCCTCATTCCCATCGTCACAATCTTTCGCTGATGCCCCATCCGTGCAAGGGGCTGCAGCAAGTGCCGTTACCTCTACACCCAACTGGACCCGGCGAATGTCGCCTTCAAAACTATCCGCAACACCAAAAGCAATACATCCACCCGCCGTCGCaatacatacaaaaaaacgtTCGTCATCGCGCACAGTTGTGAAAACAACGGACAACACACGGTCATTTTCTTCACTACAATCGAAATAAGGCTGATCTAATTCATCTGAGCCTTTTGGCGCAGGTGATGAATGCCCGGGGGCTGAGTTCGGGCAAACCACTACCCTCGGAAAGCGGAACACGCGGGTACTTGTTGAATCCACCGTCCAAACAGCCCCTTGAGGATCACGGTAAACGGAAGAAAATGGCGACTCGCACTTCAGGGGAAGTTCCCCCTCTATTGTACACTCCGGTGGGGCGAACATATTTGCTGCCGCTAAACGAAGTCGTGGAAAatacgggggggggggaatatCACCCGCTtatctctctttccttctcttcaaaCCGCACGACCGTAAAGAACAGGGCGGTAAATGCCAAGTATAAGAGGTAGAGAATGGCAggaaacgagaaaaaaaaagagaaagaaatgtATAAGGGTCGATGCATCACTTGAAACAGAAAAGTCAAATTGTgcagacaaaaaaaggtGTGACGGCTAAGCCGAAGAAGCACGGAAGGAttaggaaaggaaaataataacggtGACAATATAGCAATAATACACAAGAAAACATGTGACATCACTGCAAGGGGTATCCAACGTTTCAAAAATGTTCGACATGTACATAAAAACACCAGGACGCATGCCTGCAAAGATGAGTGTAGTTCAGCGAATTCGCACGACCCCTTTTTTCACATACAGCGCGGCGCGTAAAAAAGTAcgcaaacaacagcaacagcaacaatggAGGAggccaaaaaagaaaacacaccttctaaATCAAAGGTGAAGCATCTTCACGGCCGAATGCGGCGATGCCATGCGCAGGTTGACGCCGTGCTCCATGTTTGTTGCCACGCTATTGTACATGAGTGACAGAAACTCATCCCACTGCAGTGTCATGGTGTCATCTAGCCCCAGCACATCACACATATTCTTAATTACAGTTGAAGGTGCGTGTTCGTTGTTAAGACGTGTGCACATAGCGGGGAGGTCCCGCACCTCCACAAAGCCATCTAGTTCAGCGGTTGGTTCCATATTAAATTCGAGGAACAACCGCCTAAGTTTTTTCACAGCCTCTTCGTTATACACGCTACCATCTAACTTAAGTGTGATGATGAAAGCCTCCCACGAAATATTATCTTGTGGTAGACGAGAACTTAGTTCATCGTAGAAAG
This region of Trypanosoma brucei brucei TREU927 chromosome 1, complete sequence genomic DNA includes:
- a CDS encoding hypothetical protein, unlikely (unlikely gene predicted by glimmer); its protein translation is MSHVFLCIIAILSPLLFSFPNPSVLLRLSRHTFFCLHNLTFLFQVMHRPLYISFSFFFSFPAILYLLYLAFTALFFTVVRFEEKEREISG